One genomic window of Chitinophagaceae bacterium includes the following:
- the xseB gene encoding exodeoxyribonuclease VII small subunit, which produces MKTNLSYNSAFSVLEKLVEQMESDEIQIDELAEKVKQANELISFCEKKLRTVEKEVKKTIDN; this is translated from the coding sequence ATGAAAACCAACCTGAGCTATAACAGCGCCTTTTCAGTACTGGAAAAACTTGTTGAACAAATGGAATCCGATGAGATACAGATTGATGAACTCGCCGAGAAAGTGAAACAAGCCAATGAGCTTATTTCATTCTGCGAAAAAAAATTAAGGACTGTAGAAAAAGAAGTGAAAAAGACCATAGACAATTGA
- a CDS encoding exodeoxyribonuclease VII large subunit encodes MPTLMRLSELVNEIQDTVESRFEGTAYWINAEITDVKKYADKKWCFLKFIEKEGFSITAEIKGVFWGATFHHIEKFERQTGQLFSNGLQINCLVRVRFHKRYGLTLEVLEIDLAYALGKLAIEREAVLNRLQKENPEQIQLIDGRFVTFNNSLPLPIVMQRIALITAPASDGQRDFLQELEKNRYGYAFDVCEYLVQIQGDSSSGLIRQQLQLILTEKVAFDVVIIVRGGGSQTDFKPFDDYELSKSVACFPIPILTGIGHDRNTSIVDMMARANKTPTKAATTVIDHNLSFEQELLSLTDRFLKG; translated from the coding sequence ATGCCCACCTTAATGCGTCTTTCAGAATTGGTAAATGAAATTCAAGACACTGTTGAAAGTCGTTTTGAGGGAACAGCGTATTGGATAAACGCTGAAATTACCGACGTTAAAAAATATGCTGACAAAAAATGGTGCTTTCTTAAATTCATCGAAAAAGAAGGATTTTCCATAACCGCTGAAATAAAAGGTGTTTTCTGGGGCGCCACTTTTCACCACATAGAAAAATTTGAGCGGCAGACAGGTCAGCTTTTTTCAAACGGATTGCAGATCAATTGCCTGGTTCGTGTCAGGTTTCATAAACGGTACGGTCTTACCCTGGAAGTTCTTGAAATAGATCTTGCCTATGCGCTTGGAAAATTAGCCATCGAACGTGAAGCAGTTCTTAACAGGTTACAGAAAGAAAATCCGGAACAGATTCAATTGATTGACGGACGGTTTGTCACTTTTAATAATTCATTGCCACTGCCAATTGTGATGCAGCGTATTGCACTTATCACCGCACCTGCTTCAGACGGGCAGCGGGATTTTTTGCAGGAATTGGAAAAGAACCGTTATGGTTATGCTTTTGATGTTTGTGAATACCTCGTTCAAATTCAGGGTGACTCATCGAGCGGTTTGATTCGTCAGCAACTGCAACTCATCTTAACAGAAAAAGTAGCGTTTGACGTCGTGATAATTGTTAGAGGTGGCGGTTCGCAAACAGATTTCAAACCCTTTGATGATTATGAGTTGTCAAAGAGCGTTGCCTGTTTTCCAATTCCGATTTTAACAGGCATTGGGCACGACCGTAATACCAGTATTGTAGACATGATGGCACGAGCAAACAAAACACCCACTAAAGCCGCAACAACTGTAATTGATCACAATCTGTCCTTTGAGCAGGAACTCCTGTCGCTGACAGACCGGTTTTTAAAGGGGTAA
- a CDS encoding IS1595 family transposase translates to MKDGKEVKNLIDVMAYFSDEQVCRNHMEQLRWKNGVACPFCGTMKIYRFKDGKYFKCADCRKKFTVTVGTVFENTKVPLSKWFVAIYLISSHKKGISSCQLARDLSVKQQTAWFMLHRIREMMRDKEHYEFTGVTECDEVFIGGKVSNMHKHIRAKIRAEKSNGGTMGKTPVLAFLERGKGKVHTQIILAVSAPVLIEAVKANVKEGTKVMTDSHSGYYNLKNDYDHQIVSHSTDEYVRGELHTNTVEGFFSLLSRSIYGIYHQVSKKHLIRYCQESGFRYETRKVGEMERINLSLANCEGRLKYADLIAKKQPSS, encoded by the coding sequence ATGAAAGACGGTAAAGAAGTAAAGAACCTCATAGATGTGATGGCTTACTTTTCTGATGAACAAGTGTGCCGTAATCACATGGAACAGCTACGTTGGAAAAATGGTGTGGCTTGCCCTTTCTGTGGTACTATGAAAATTTACAGGTTTAAAGATGGTAAGTATTTCAAATGCGCTGATTGCCGTAAGAAGTTCACCGTTACCGTTGGGACTGTCTTTGAAAATACCAAAGTGCCTTTATCGAAATGGTTTGTGGCTATCTACCTGATTTCTTCCCATAAGAAAGGTATTTCTTCCTGTCAGTTAGCAAGGGATTTATCAGTTAAACAACAGACAGCGTGGTTTATGCTGCATCGTATTCGTGAAATGATGCGGGATAAAGAACACTATGAATTTACAGGCGTAACTGAATGCGATGAGGTTTTTATCGGTGGAAAAGTTTCAAATATGCACAAACATATCAGGGCTAAAATAAGGGCTGAAAAAAGTAACGGCGGAACAATGGGCAAAACACCTGTGCTTGCTTTCCTTGAACGTGGCAAAGGAAAAGTGCATACCCAAATAATACTAGCCGTTAGTGCCCCTGTCCTGATTGAAGCAGTAAAAGCAAATGTAAAGGAAGGTACAAAGGTTATGACAGATAGCCATTCAGGTTACTATAACCTAAAGAATGATTACGACCATCAAATAGTATCTCATAGCACCGATGAATATGTACGTGGTGAGCTGCATACAAACACCGTAGAAGGCTTTTTTAGCTTGCTTTCAAGGTCTATCTATGGAATCTACCATCAAGTCTCTAAAAAACACCTTATCCGTTACTGCCAGGAAAGTGGTTTCAGGTATGAAACACGTAAAGTAGGTGAAATGGAGCGGATTAACTTATCACTTGCTAACTGCGAAGGAAGGTTGAAATATGCTGATTTGATAGCTAAGAAACAGCCCTCTTCTTAA
- a CDS encoding fibronectin type III domain-containing protein, with product MRKAFLSLAILLSIAGGSFAQLRNCGTMDHLNWLQQQDPNLAQRMHDIENATQTYIASNGGETRTVITIPVVVHVLYNTTAQNISDAQVQAQINQLNADYARLNSDAGNTPSVWQSIAANCEVQFCLAQRDPSGAATNGIIRKSTTKTSFLDTGDPAKHNSTGGDDAWPAASYLNLWSCNLGGGLLGYAQFPGGAAATDGVVVLYSSIGSIAQPGTAAPYNYGRTLTHEVGHWLNLYHIWGDDGTACTGSDQVSDTPNQADENYGCPVFPNVSCSNGPNGDMFMNYMDYTDDACMNMFSAGQKTRMQALFGTGGTRVSLTTSLGCTPPSTSCGTPAGLSSSAITSSSATVSWSAVSGATSYNVQYKLSGSSTWTTTTSTTTSKALSGLTASTTYNYQVQAVCASGTSAYSTALSFTTSASGGITYCASNGISQTYEYIDLVSLGSISRTSGADAGGYYNGTASSTTVNKGSAYTITTSGGFTGSTYAEQWAVFCDWNADGDFTDAGETAASFSSSTAANNTATITIPSTASTASTRMRVSMKYGAAPTSCESFAEGEVEDYTLNIQPGSGGGCAETFEPNNTTGTAAAATVGIDITSQISTSTDQDWYSFANTSTLKNIKVTLTTLPGDYDIKLFNPGGTNVKTSQNGGTTSETIIYNSTTVGTYKIQVYGYNGALSASSCYTMHIYTSATAFRFEEGAQEAVTVNTDFQVYPNPVADNMTLQFASVKKGDALLNVYNLLGQKMYSTSVLALEGDNLFNLNVSEFTNGTYIAEVINNGAAMRKQFVVTH from the coding sequence ATGAGAAAAGCTTTCCTCTCCCTGGCCATCCTATTGTCGATCGCTGGCGGCTCATTCGCACAACTGCGCAATTGCGGCACCATGGATCATCTCAATTGGTTGCAACAGCAAGATCCCAATCTTGCTCAGCGAATGCATGACATCGAAAATGCAACACAAACCTACATTGCTTCCAATGGTGGTGAAACGCGCACCGTGATCACCATTCCGGTAGTGGTTCATGTATTGTATAATACGACGGCACAAAATATTTCAGATGCGCAAGTGCAGGCACAGATCAATCAATTGAATGCTGATTATGCGCGATTGAATTCCGATGCTGGTAACACGCCTTCTGTTTGGCAATCTATCGCGGCCAATTGCGAAGTGCAGTTTTGCCTTGCGCAACGCGATCCAAGTGGTGCAGCTACCAATGGTATCATTCGCAAATCAACCACAAAAACTTCATTCCTCGATACCGGTGATCCGGCAAAACACAACAGCACCGGTGGTGATGATGCCTGGCCCGCTGCTTCTTACCTGAATTTGTGGTCGTGCAATCTGGGCGGCGGTTTACTGGGATATGCGCAGTTTCCAGGTGGCGCCGCTGCAACAGATGGCGTAGTTGTTTTATATTCTTCTATCGGAAGTATTGCACAACCGGGAACTGCTGCGCCTTATAATTATGGCAGAACGCTGACGCATGAAGTGGGCCACTGGCTCAACCTCTATCACATTTGGGGTGATGATGGCACGGCTTGCACAGGCTCTGACCAGGTTTCAGATACACCGAACCAGGCTGATGAAAATTATGGCTGCCCGGTTTTTCCAAATGTATCTTGCAGCAATGGTCCTAACGGTGACATGTTTATGAATTACATGGACTACACGGATGATGCTTGCATGAATATGTTTTCCGCAGGTCAGAAAACACGTATGCAGGCTTTGTTTGGAACAGGCGGAACAAGAGTTTCCCTGACGACATCTCTTGGTTGTACACCTCCAAGTACCTCCTGTGGCACGCCTGCAGGTTTGAGTTCTTCTGCTATCACCAGTTCTTCTGCAACGGTTAGCTGGTCAGCTGTAAGTGGAGCAACGAGTTACAATGTGCAATACAAATTGTCGGGCAGTTCAACATGGACTACTACTACTTCAACTACCACCTCAAAAGCATTGTCAGGTTTAACTGCCAGCACCACTTACAATTATCAGGTACAGGCCGTGTGTGCAAGTGGAACTTCTGCTTATTCAACCGCTTTATCTTTTACCACTTCTGCATCAGGTGGCATTACTTATTGTGCATCTAATGGAATCAGTCAGACTTATGAATACATTGATTTGGTTTCACTTGGATCTATTTCAAGAACATCTGGTGCTGATGCAGGTGGTTATTATAATGGCACTGCTTCTTCCACCACAGTAAATAAAGGATCAGCCTACACAATTACAACCAGCGGTGGGTTTACAGGCAGTACCTACGCTGAACAGTGGGCAGTCTTCTGTGACTGGAACGCGGATGGTGATTTTACTGATGCAGGTGAAACAGCAGCTTCATTCTCTTCTTCCACTGCTGCCAACAATACGGCAACCATCACTATTCCTTCAACAGCTTCAACAGCAAGCACCCGCATGAGGGTAAGCATGAAATATGGGGCAGCACCAACATCGTGCGAATCATTTGCTGAGGGAGAAGTGGAAGATTACACTTTGAATATTCAACCCGGATCAGGTGGAGGTTGCGCAGAAACTTTCGAACCCAATAATACAACGGGTACAGCAGCAGCAGCAACCGTGGGTATAGATATTACTTCGCAGATCAGTACCAGCACCGATCAGGATTGGTACTCTTTCGCGAATACTTCAACTCTTAAAAACATCAAGGTGACGTTAACCACCTTGCCCGGAGATTATGACATCAAGTTATTCAATCCAGGTGGAACCAACGTGAAGACTTCACAAAATGGAGGAACTACCAGCGAAACAATTATTTATAACAGCACAACGGTCGGAACTTATAAAATTCAGGTGTACGGATACAATGGAGCATTAAGTGCTTCTTCCTGTTATACCATGCATATTTACACAAGCGCAACAGCTTTCCGTTTTGAAGAAGGTGCACAAGAGGCGGTTACTGTAAATACTGATTTCCAGGTTTATCCGAATCCGGTGGCTGATAACATGACACTGCAATTTGCAAGTGTTAAGAAAGGTGATGCGTTGTTAAACGTTTACAATTTGCTCGGACAAAAAATGTATTCGACTTCTGTTCTTGCGCTGGAGGGAGACAATCTGTTTAATCTGAATGTGAGTGAATTTACCAATGGAACTTACATTGCAGAAGTGATAAACAATGGAGCTGCAATGCGCAAACAGTTTGTGGTAACACATTAA
- a CDS encoding UDP-N-acetylmuramoyl-tripeptide--D-alanyl-D-alanine ligase produces MQITELYQQYLNSSGISTDTRKIEKGKIFFALKGENFNGNLFAEEAIKSGASLVIVDEAIFAQQEKMVVVEDALETLQQLALHHRKALQLKVLAICGSNGKTTTKELIARVLETRHKIFSTKGNFNNHIGVPLTLLAIPARTEIAIIEIGANHLEETTLLCKIAAPDYGLITNNGKDHLEGYGNIEGVRKGNGELYDYLRENKGTAFVCMDQPDLMERSEGLNRITYGETTSADYCGTIRATFPFLKIYLPNSHAEIETLLMGSYNFDNIMAAVAVGNFFGITTSQVAQAIASYIPSNNRSQLLQKRWQYLHS; encoded by the coding sequence ATGCAGATAACAGAATTATATCAGCAGTATTTAAACTCCTCCGGAATTTCCACCGATACCCGGAAAATTGAAAAAGGGAAAATATTTTTTGCACTGAAGGGAGAAAATTTCAATGGAAACCTTTTCGCCGAAGAAGCCATAAAGTCGGGAGCTTCTTTAGTTATTGTTGATGAAGCGATTTTTGCACAACAGGAAAAAATGGTTGTTGTAGAAGATGCATTGGAAACACTACAGCAGCTTGCGCTTCATCATCGGAAAGCATTGCAGTTGAAAGTGCTGGCTATTTGCGGCAGCAATGGGAAAACAACTACCAAAGAACTGATTGCACGTGTGCTTGAGACAAGGCATAAAATTTTTTCCACGAAAGGAAATTTCAATAATCATATTGGCGTTCCACTCACTTTACTTGCCATTCCTGCCAGAACCGAAATTGCCATCATTGAAATAGGCGCCAATCATTTGGAGGAGACAACTTTACTCTGCAAAATCGCAGCGCCTGATTACGGTCTTATCACTAACAACGGTAAAGACCATCTCGAAGGATATGGAAATATTGAAGGCGTGAGAAAAGGAAATGGAGAATTGTATGATTACCTGCGGGAAAATAAAGGCACAGCTTTCGTTTGCATGGATCAACCGGATCTGATGGAAAGGAGTGAAGGATTGAATCGCATTACTTATGGCGAAACAACATCGGCTGATTACTGCGGGACTATCAGAGCTACATTTCCATTCCTGAAAATTTATTTGCCTAACAGCCATGCTGAAATCGAAACATTACTGATGGGGAGCTACAATTTTGATAACATCATGGCAGCCGTGGCAGTGGGGAATTTTTTCGGTATCACAACTTCTCAGGTAGCGCAAGCTATAGCATCTTACATTCCTTCCAACAACCGTTCACAGCTTTTGCAAAAAAGATGGCAATACCTTCATTCTTGA
- a CDS encoding ketoacyl-ACP synthase III: MASIFTGTGSYIPERIVTNAEFGKHSFFDESQKPLKQTGEMIVRKFKEITGIGERRYVTDDLHASDIGAIAARLALEDANLTGEELDQIIVAHNFGDVKSGTIQTDILPGLSARIKHLLRIQNPDCVAYDILFGCPGWLQGVIQAHIAIQAGVAKRCLVIGTETLSRVLDQNDRDSMIFADGAGASVIEATSDAAGSGILSYAVQSHTTDEAYYLFLGKSNLPDADPNVRYIKMKGRKIYEYALLNVPLAMKKCLDKANVHVSQLKKVLIHQANEKMDHAIIERLFQLYGINQLPEYIMPMSIHKLGNSSVATVITLFDLIRKGELNEHQLQNGDLVLMASVGAGMHINAVLYRI; this comes from the coding sequence ATGGCATCAATCTTTACGGGCACCGGAAGTTACATTCCTGAACGCATCGTCACGAATGCTGAATTCGGCAAGCATTCTTTTTTTGATGAAAGCCAAAAACCCTTGAAGCAAACCGGTGAAATGATCGTGCGCAAGTTTAAAGAAATTACAGGCATTGGGGAACGGCGCTATGTTACAGATGATTTGCATGCATCTGACATTGGCGCGATTGCAGCCCGATTGGCATTGGAAGATGCAAACCTGACCGGCGAAGAGCTTGACCAGATTATTGTAGCGCATAATTTTGGAGATGTAAAGTCAGGAACGATTCAAACAGATATTCTTCCCGGATTATCTGCACGCATCAAACACTTGCTTCGCATTCAAAATCCTGATTGTGTTGCTTATGATATTTTATTTGGTTGTCCGGGTTGGTTACAGGGAGTGATTCAGGCACATATCGCTATTCAGGCCGGAGTGGCAAAGCGCTGTCTGGTGATTGGAACGGAGACCCTCTCACGCGTGCTTGATCAGAATGATCGCGACTCGATGATTTTTGCTGATGGTGCAGGAGCTTCTGTAATTGAAGCAACGTCTGACGCAGCAGGGAGCGGTATTCTTTCTTATGCAGTGCAAAGTCATACTACTGATGAAGCGTATTATTTATTTCTTGGAAAATCCAATTTGCCGGATGCGGATCCGAATGTGCGCTATATCAAAATGAAAGGCCGTAAAATTTATGAATATGCTTTGCTCAATGTTCCTTTGGCCATGAAGAAATGCCTGGACAAAGCGAATGTTCATGTTTCGCAATTAAAGAAAGTGTTGATTCACCAGGCCAATGAAAAAATGGATCATGCCATCATCGAACGATTATTTCAATTGTATGGCATTAATCAATTACCGGAATACATCATGCCCATGAGCATTCACAAATTGGGCAATAGTTCGGTTGCAACAGTCATCACCTTATTCGACCTGATCCGGAAAGGCGAGTTGAATGAACACCAATTACAGAATGGTGATTTGGTATTGATGGCTTCGGTTGGAGCAGGGATGCATATTAATGCCGTATTGTATCGAATATAA